The following proteins come from a genomic window of Populus nigra chromosome 6, ddPopNigr1.1, whole genome shotgun sequence:
- the LOC133696337 gene encoding WPP domain-interacting tail-anchored protein 2 isoform X1: MANYAIEDAYSSNPESSKAYMHERNSSSREGMQEVESTTEVLTRVDWDLAYSSEKLVNLHVLLVHLLARDNNLEARMATENSYILAIAIEKALAFDLLSGILDSEVREVENFMENIQSEIVDARHKISSCRHSTDLFTVMEKKLNNSEESLMKFREHVLEVKAQSAKLPMAFSAFILENWKDDKATELPASGQISNMDANSKRQTAEKQRNVLRMLEKSLKREMDMQKKISALEQNEEHLKLKLHYTEQVSFCMEEAAEVVWGRFLEAENASEVLMGISKEMVGRLQIFQFTLNGSIQREDELSSKLQDCIKQLDAKDTVIKKLESSISEHIARSSQVPILMEKVKSLEEQLKKSELRLQNANALNAESQEHLSEMENLVESLKESIYEAETRAENAETKVTQLTDTNVELVEEINFLKGSRDSSTKKVTVLEKQLRESEIQLQHAKVSSEASQEQQNMLYTAIWDMETLIDDLKSKVSKAESKTDSVEEQCIVLSESNMELNKEISFLRSRVNALEMCLDEANESKAAKAKEIIVRTELIMDTVMQLTRERERIQNQLFSLTRENEILAAKLRGASLTMFDNGHGGGGKLVASKNDSLSETCEKLFEEAMPLSKSLKTAG, encoded by the exons ATGGCGAACTATGCCATTGAGGACGCTTACAGTAGCAACCCAGAATCCAGCAAAGCTTATATGCATGAAAGAAACTCATCCAGTAGAGAAGGAATGCAAGAGGTTGAAAGTACCACGGAAGTTTTAACCAGAGTAGACTGGGACCTGGCATACTCTTCTGAGAAGTTGGTAAACTTGCATGTACTTTTAGTGCATCTATTGGCGCGAGATAATAATCTTGAGGCAAGAATGGCCACAGAAAATAGCTATATCCTGGCAATAGCCATTGAGAAGGCATTGGCGTTTGATCTTCTCTCTGGGATTTTAGATTCTGAGGTAAGAGAGGTGGAGAATTTCATGGAAAATATCCAATCAGAGATTGTTGATGCCCGTCATAAAATATCTTCTTGCAGACACTCAACAGATCTATTCACTGTGATggagaagaaattgaataattcGGAAGAATCTTTGATGAAGTTTCGAGAACATGTCTTAGAGGTGAAGGCACAGTCAGCAAAATTGCCAATGGCCTTTTCAGCTTTCATACTTGAGAACT GGAAAGATGATAAGGCCACCGAGTTACCAGCCAGTGGGCAGATTTCAAATATGGATGCGAATTCAAAAAGGCAGACagctgaaaaacaaagaaatgtcCTGAGGATGTTGGAGAAGTCTCTTAAAAGAGAAATGGATATGCAGAAGAAAATTTCTGCACTAGAACAAAATGAAGAACATCTGAAATTGAAGCTGCACTATACAGAACAGGTGTCTTTTTGCATGGAGGAAGCAGCAGAAGTCGTTTGGGGAAGATTTTTAGAGGCAGAAAATGCTTCTGAAGTGCTCATGGGGATTTCCAAAGAAATGGTTGGTCGTCTTCAGATTTTTCAATTCACTTTGAACGGTTCAATCCAACGAGAAGATGAGTTGAGTTCTAAACTGCAAGATTGTATAAAACAGCTGGATGCAAAAGATACTGTTATAAAGAAGCTTGAGAGCAGCATTTCAGAACATATTGCCAGAAGTTCTCAAGTGCCCATTTTGATGGAAAAGGTGAAATCACTTGAAGAACAGCTGAAAAAATCAGAGTTACGTCTGCAGAATGCAAATGCTTTAAATGCAGAAAGTCAAGAGCACCTAAGTGAAATGGAAAATTTGGTCGAGTCTCTGAAAGAAAGCATCTATGAAGCGGAAACGAGGGCTGAGAATGCAGAGACAAAGGTCACACAGCTAACAGATACGAACGTGGAACTTGTGGAGgagattaattttcttaaaggcAGTAGAGATAGTAGCACAAAGAAAGTGACTGTACTTGAGAAGCAGTTGAGGGAGTCAGAAATCCAACTACAGCATGCAAAAGTGTCATCTGAAGCAAGTCAAGAGCAACAAAACATGTTATACACTGCAATTTGGGATATGGAAACATTAATTGATGACCTGAAATCGAAGGTATCGAAAGCTGAGAGTAAGACTGATAGTGTTGAGGAGCAATGCATTGTATTATCCGAGTCTAACATGGAACTTAATAAAGAGATCAGTTTCTTAAGGTCTAGAGTGAATGCCTTGGAGATGTGTCTGGATGAAGCTAACGAATCAAAAGCtgcaaaagcaaaagaaattatTGTAAGGACTGAGCTTATCATGGATACAGTCATGCAGCTAACCAGAGAGAGGGAACGCATCCAGAATCag CTATTTTCTCTAACAAGGGAGAATGAAATACTGGCTGCTAAGTTAAGAGGTGCTTCATTAACCATGTTCGACAATGGACATGGTGGCGGTGGCAAGTTGGTTGCTTCCAAGAATGATTCATTGAGTGAGACTTGTGAAAAACTTTTCGAGGAAGCAATGCCCTTGAGTAAAAGTCTGAAGACTG CTGGTTAA
- the LOC133695792 gene encoding transcription factor bHLH49: MDMSDKDKFELGKSNDNPINYHSPGGMSSDWRFNSTSIPNSSLGLVPIDNQMSVCRGDLVGAASCSSASVIDSFGPAMWEHPTNSQNLVFCDINVQNIASSSNTVGIGKGAPASLRNGIDRTLEMGWNPPNSMLKGGIFLPNAPGVLPQSLSQFPADSAFIERAARFSCFNGGDFGDMVNPFGVPESMGLFSRGGGMMQGPGEVFVGSGMKSVSGGQAQKNVMNAGEASKDVSMSVDHMATEGSPLKNETKRESLARSRDEAKKGVGGSGNGNDSDEAEFSGGSGQDEPSLLEGNCGELSAKSLGSKKRKRSGEDAELDQAKGTPQSAKGSPETQQKGDQKPTSTTSKASGKQGKQGSQGSDQPKEEYIHVRARRGQATNSHSLAERVRREKISERMKFLQDLVPGCSKVTGKAVMLDEIINYVQSLQRQVEFLSMKLATVNPRLDFNIEGLLAKDILQSRAVPPSSLAFSSEMPMAYPALHQSQPGLIPTAFPGMESHSDIIRRTINSQLTAMTAGFKEPAQLPNVWDDELHNVVQMTYGTSAPQDSQDVNEPLPPGHLKVEL, translated from the exons ATGGATATGAGTGACAAGGATAAATTTGAGTTAGGAAAGAGCAATGATAATCCTATCAACTACCATTCACCTGGTGGCATGTCCTCAGACTGGCGATTTAACAGTACCAGTATCCCAAACTCATCTCTGGGTTTGGTTCCCATTGATAATCAGATGTCAGTTTGTAGAGGAGATCTAGTAGGTGCTGCTTCTTGCTCTTCTGCTTCTGTGATAGACTCATTTGGGCCAGCCATGTGGGAACATCCCACCAATTCACAGAACTTGGTTTTTTGTGATATTAATGTTCAAAATATTGCAAGCAGTTCAAACACAGTAGGGATTGGAAAAGGAGCCCCCGCTTCATTGAGAAATGGTATTGATAGAACACTAGAAATGGGGTGGAATCCACCTAATTCCATGCTGAAAGGTGGAATTTTCTTGCCGAATGCCCCAGGGGTGCTCCCACAGAGCTTATCACAGTTTCCTGCTGATTCTGCATTCATTGAGCGTGCTGCCAGGTTTTCGTGCTTCAATGGAGGGGATTTTGGTGATATGGTGAATCCTTTTGGAGTTCCTGAGTCTATGGGTCTTTTTTCGAGGGGTGGTGGGATGATGCAGGGACCAGGAGAGGTGTTTGTGGGCAGTGGGATGAAATCAGTATCTGGTGGACAAGCTCAAAAGAATGTTATGAACGCCGGTGAAGCTTCCAAAGATGTTTCTATGTCTGTTGACCATATGGCTACTGAAGGGAGCCCTCTCAAGAATGAGACAAAAAGAGAAAGCCTTGCAAGATCTCGCGATGAAGCAAAAAAAGGTGTAGGGGGGTCTGGTAATGGTAATGACTCTGACGAAGCTGAATTCAGTGGTGGTAGTGGTCAAGATGAGCCATCATTGTTGGAGGGCAACTGTGGGGAGCTTTCAGCTAAGAGCCTTGgctcaaagaaaagaaaaaggagtggAGAG GATGCTGAGCTTGATCAGGCCAAGGGAACCCCTCAATCTGCAAAGGGTAGCCCTGAAACTCAACAGAAGGGAGACCAAAAACCAACTTCAACTACCAGCAAGGCTAGTGGTAAACAAGGTAAACAGGGGTCTCAGGGTTCAGATCAACCAAAAGAAGAATATATTCATGTCAGAGCTCGAAGAGGCCAGGCAACAAATAGCCATAGTCTCGCGGAAAGA GTAAGAAGGGAAAAGATCAGTGAAAGGATGAAGTTTCTACAGGACCTTGTTCCTGGTTGCAGCAAG GTCACAGGGAAGGCAGTGATGCTAGATGAAATCATTAACTATGTGCAATCACTGCAGCGGCAGGTTGAG TTTCTATCAATGAAACTTGCAACGGTGAATCCAAGGCTGGATTTTAACATAGAAGGACTCCTCGCAAAAGAT ATCCTTCAGTCACGTGCTGTTCCTCCATCCTCTCTGGCATTTTCCTCAGAAATGCCAATGGCTTATCCTGCATTACATCAATCTCAACCAGGGCTTATTCCCACTGCTTTTCCTGGAATGGAGAGTCACTCTGACATAATCCGGAGAACTATTAATTCTCAATTGACAGCCATGACTGCAGGATTCAAGGAACCTGCTCAG CTACCCAATGTATGGGATGATGAGCTCCACAATGTTGTCCAGATGACCTATGGAACCAGTGCTCCCCAAGACAGCCAAGATGTAAATG AGCCACTGCCACCAGGACATTTGAAAGTTGAACTTTAA
- the LOC133696337 gene encoding WPP domain-interacting tail-anchored protein 2 isoform X2: MEKKLNNSEESLMKFREHVLEVKAQSAKLPMAFSAFILENWKDDKATELPASGQISNMDANSKRQTAEKQRNVLRMLEKSLKREMDMQKKISALEQNEEHLKLKLHYTEQVSFCMEEAAEVVWGRFLEAENASEVLMGISKEMVGRLQIFQFTLNGSIQREDELSSKLQDCIKQLDAKDTVIKKLESSISEHIARSSQVPILMEKVKSLEEQLKKSELRLQNANALNAESQEHLSEMENLVESLKESIYEAETRAENAETKVTQLTDTNVELVEEINFLKGSRDSSTKKVTVLEKQLRESEIQLQHAKVSSEASQEQQNMLYTAIWDMETLIDDLKSKVSKAESKTDSVEEQCIVLSESNMELNKEISFLRSRVNALEMCLDEANESKAAKAKEIIVRTELIMDTVMQLTRERERIQNQLFSLTRENEILAAKLRGASLTMFDNGHGGGGKLVASKNDSLSETCEKLFEEAMPLSKSLKTAG; the protein is encoded by the exons ATggagaagaaattgaataattcGGAAGAATCTTTGATGAAGTTTCGAGAACATGTCTTAGAGGTGAAGGCACAGTCAGCAAAATTGCCAATGGCCTTTTCAGCTTTCATACTTGAGAACT GGAAAGATGATAAGGCCACCGAGTTACCAGCCAGTGGGCAGATTTCAAATATGGATGCGAATTCAAAAAGGCAGACagctgaaaaacaaagaaatgtcCTGAGGATGTTGGAGAAGTCTCTTAAAAGAGAAATGGATATGCAGAAGAAAATTTCTGCACTAGAACAAAATGAAGAACATCTGAAATTGAAGCTGCACTATACAGAACAGGTGTCTTTTTGCATGGAGGAAGCAGCAGAAGTCGTTTGGGGAAGATTTTTAGAGGCAGAAAATGCTTCTGAAGTGCTCATGGGGATTTCCAAAGAAATGGTTGGTCGTCTTCAGATTTTTCAATTCACTTTGAACGGTTCAATCCAACGAGAAGATGAGTTGAGTTCTAAACTGCAAGATTGTATAAAACAGCTGGATGCAAAAGATACTGTTATAAAGAAGCTTGAGAGCAGCATTTCAGAACATATTGCCAGAAGTTCTCAAGTGCCCATTTTGATGGAAAAGGTGAAATCACTTGAAGAACAGCTGAAAAAATCAGAGTTACGTCTGCAGAATGCAAATGCTTTAAATGCAGAAAGTCAAGAGCACCTAAGTGAAATGGAAAATTTGGTCGAGTCTCTGAAAGAAAGCATCTATGAAGCGGAAACGAGGGCTGAGAATGCAGAGACAAAGGTCACACAGCTAACAGATACGAACGTGGAACTTGTGGAGgagattaattttcttaaaggcAGTAGAGATAGTAGCACAAAGAAAGTGACTGTACTTGAGAAGCAGTTGAGGGAGTCAGAAATCCAACTACAGCATGCAAAAGTGTCATCTGAAGCAAGTCAAGAGCAACAAAACATGTTATACACTGCAATTTGGGATATGGAAACATTAATTGATGACCTGAAATCGAAGGTATCGAAAGCTGAGAGTAAGACTGATAGTGTTGAGGAGCAATGCATTGTATTATCCGAGTCTAACATGGAACTTAATAAAGAGATCAGTTTCTTAAGGTCTAGAGTGAATGCCTTGGAGATGTGTCTGGATGAAGCTAACGAATCAAAAGCtgcaaaagcaaaagaaattatTGTAAGGACTGAGCTTATCATGGATACAGTCATGCAGCTAACCAGAGAGAGGGAACGCATCCAGAATCag CTATTTTCTCTAACAAGGGAGAATGAAATACTGGCTGCTAAGTTAAGAGGTGCTTCATTAACCATGTTCGACAATGGACATGGTGGCGGTGGCAAGTTGGTTGCTTCCAAGAATGATTCATTGAGTGAGACTTGTGAAAAACTTTTCGAGGAAGCAATGCCCTTGAGTAAAAGTCTGAAGACTG CTGGTTAA